A window of the Oncorhynchus mykiss isolate Arlee unplaced genomic scaffold, USDA_OmykA_1.1 un_scaffold_119, whole genome shotgun sequence genome harbors these coding sequences:
- the LOC110515447 gene encoding cytochrome P450 26A1, whose protein sequence is MALNTLVATLLCTIVLPIFLFLVAVKLWEVYLIRGRDPSCRAPLPPGSMGLPFIGETLQLLLQRRKFLRMKRQKYGCIYRTHLFGNPTVRVMGANNVRQILLGEHKLVAVQWPASVRTILGSDTLSNMHGTQHKNKKKAIMRAFSRDALEHYIPVIQEEVRSAVREWLEKDSYVLVYPEMKRLMFRIAMRILLGFDPDQIKTDEQELVEAFEEMIKNLFSLPVDVPFSGLYRGLKARNVIHSKIEENIQKKIDSGKEVKHRDALQQLIDISRNSDEPFSMQAIKESATELLFGGHETTASTATSLVMFLGLNPDTLNKLRQELHQQEELGVDLLGQNVNIEVLEQLKYTGCVIKETLRINPPVPGGFRVVLKTFQLNGYQIPKGWTVIYSICDTHDVADVFPNKEEFNPERFMDRSSEDSSRFNYIPFGGGSRMCVGKEFAKVLLKIFLVELTLQCDWTLSNGPPTMKTGPTVYPVDNLPTVFSSYSRT, encoded by the exons ATGGCTTTGAACACGTTGGTGGCGACCCTTTTGTGCACGATTGTGCTTCCAATCTTTCTCTTTTTAGTCGCGGTGAAGTTATGGGAGGTTTATTTGATCCGTGGTCGGGATCCCAGCTGTcgagcccctctccctcctgggTCCATGGGCTTACCTTTCATTGGCGAGACGCTCCAACTCCTTCTCCAG AGGAGAAAGTTCCTGCGGATGAAACGGCAGAAGTATGGATGCATTTACAGAACGCATCTCTTTGGCAACCCCACGGTGCGCGTCATGGGAGCGAACAACGTCAGACAGATTCTGCTGGGTGAACACAAACTTGTCGCGGTGCAGTGGCCCGCTTCCGTCAGAACTATTTTGGGATCGGACACGCTCTCCAATATGCACGGGACCCAGcataaaaacaagaagaag GCTATAATGAGAGCGTTTTCCCGGGATGCCTTGGAACACTACATCCCGGTGAtccaggaggaggtgaggagcgcCGTGAGGGAATGGCTCGAGAAGGACTCCTACGTTCTAGTCTACCCCGAGATGAAGCGCCTCATGTTCCGCATCGCCATGAGGATCCTCCTGGGCTTCGACCCGGACCAGATCAAGACCGACGAGCAGGAGCTGGTGGAGGCGTTCGAAGAGATGATCAAGAACCTTTTCTCCCTTCCGGTCGATGTCCCCTTCAGCGGCTTGTACCGG GGATTGAAAGCCCGAAATGTAATCCACTCCAAAATCGAGGAGAATATCCAGAAAAAAATAGACAGTGGTAAAGAGGTGAAACACAGAGACGCGCTACAACAGCTGATAGACATCAGTAGGAACAGTGATGAGCCGTTCAGCATGCAG GCAATTAAGGAGTCGGCCACAGAGCTTTTATTTGGAGGCCATGAGACCACTGCCAGTACAGCCACCTCACTGGTCATGTTCCTGGGACTCAACCCCGACACGCTCAACAAACTCAGACAAGAACTGCACCAGCAG gaggaactaGGTGTGGATCTGCTGGGGCAGAATGTGAACATTGAGGTGTTGGAACAGTTAAAGTATACAGGCTGTGTCATCAAAGAGACCTTGAGGATAAACCCCCCTGTACCTGGAGGCTTCAGAGTGGTACTGAAGACATTCCAGCTCAAT GGTTACCAGATCCCCAAAGGCTGGACCGTGATCTACAGTATCTGTGACACCCACGACGTGGCCGACGTGTTCCCTAACAAAGAGGAGTTCAACCCGGAGCGGTTCATGGACAGATCCTCTGAGGACTCCTCGCGCTTCAACTACATCCCGTTCGGCGGCGGCTCCAGGATGTGTGTCGGGAAAGAGTTTGCCAAGGTTCTCCTGAAGATATTCCTGGTAGAGCTGACACTGCAATGTGACTGGACTCTATCGAACGGCCCCCCCACCATGAAGACCGGCCCTACGGTCTACCCTGTTGACAACCTGCCCACTGTGTTCAGCAGTTACAGCCGTACCTAG